A portion of the Luxibacter massiliensis genome contains these proteins:
- a CDS encoding ABC transporter permease, whose amino-acid sequence MSGEKNTNTAPVRDLTVKQGFKLSKFLVSWEMVLLYILILINLVLMASRTNLYFSQGTIQAIIQSGMDVCPLVLGMILILMLGDIDVSVAATMIFASMATGLCCQAGLPAFVGVIAGIAAGALCGAFNGFFVAYVGMPAVIVTIATSMLFRGIVKIILDVNVLKQFPSFYTVIAWTNIAGIPLALLLFLVMGAGFVFLLHKSKFGRQLYIIGNNSTCAEYSGIDVRKTKLMVFVIMGIMCGIASIFFVGRMGGSVSSTMGTGYEMTAIAICVLGGVSTNGGKGKVYGPIIATLIMAFLTYTLGLLEVDANSRKIVTGFILIIAVLIPNVNRQLIANLKLKFVYKGNKNVEALNNRTAEEVKALRNTIAGTKKDSSLNDADRNEKVRKCEEKIASLQKKCREQSNIWLAEQREDERKAKERFAAK is encoded by the coding sequence ATGAGTGGTGAAAAGAATACAAATACAGCGCCTGTAAGAGATTTGACGGTAAAACAGGGATTTAAATTATCCAAATTTTTAGTGAGCTGGGAAATGGTTCTGCTGTATATTTTAATTTTAATAAATTTGGTGCTGATGGCCAGCAGGACGAACCTTTATTTCTCACAGGGGACAATCCAGGCGATTATCCAGTCAGGTATGGATGTGTGCCCACTTGTGCTTGGGATGATACTGATATTGATGCTCGGGGATATTGATGTATCTGTGGCAGCGACTATGATATTTGCATCCATGGCAACAGGACTTTGCTGCCAGGCGGGACTTCCGGCTTTTGTGGGCGTGATTGCAGGAATTGCAGCAGGGGCATTGTGCGGTGCATTTAATGGGTTTTTTGTGGCATATGTAGGGATGCCTGCAGTCATTGTGACCATTGCTACATCGATGTTATTTAGGGGGATTGTTAAAATAATTCTGGACGTAAATGTGCTGAAACAGTTTCCTTCATTTTATACAGTGATTGCATGGACAAATATAGCAGGCATTCCATTGGCATTGCTTCTTTTTCTGGTAATGGGAGCAGGGTTTGTATTCCTTCTCCATAAATCCAAATTCGGGCGCCAGCTGTATATTATCGGTAATAATTCCACATGTGCGGAGTATTCTGGAATTGATGTGAGGAAAACAAAATTAATGGTGTTTGTCATTATGGGGATTATGTGCGGGATTGCCTCTATCTTTTTCGTGGGGCGGATGGGCGGCAGCGTATCTTCCACCATGGGCACAGGATATGAGATGACTGCAATTGCAATTTGTGTATTGGGCGGGGTATCTACTAACGGCGGTAAAGGGAAAGTATATGGGCCGATCATTGCTACACTGATTATGGCATTTCTGACTTACACCCTGGGCCTGCTGGAAGTAGATGCAAACTCAAGAAAAATTGTAACTGGCTTTATTCTGATTATTGCAGTATTGATTCCGAATGTGAACAGGCAGCTTATAGCAAATTTAAAATTGAAATTTGTATATAAAGGCAATAAGAATGTTGAGGCACTTAACAACAGGACTGCAGAGGAAGTAAAGGCCCTGAGAAATACAATCGCAGGTACAAAAAAAGACTCTTCATTAAACGATGCTGACAGGAACGAGAAAGTCAGAAAATGTGAAGAAAAAATTGCCTCCCTTCAGAAGAAATGCAGGGAACAGTCTAATATATGGCTTGCAGAGCAGAGGGAAGATGAAAGGAAGGCAAAAGAGCGTTTTGCGGCAAAATAA
- a CDS encoding ABC transporter permease, producing MGSTGKNKSPVSKIAENRNFGLVLGLIVLLAIAAVITPSMYSLNSILNMLQNNAVYGLLAIGEMMVIITAGIDISIGATLSLTGVVCCRLMAENPDVPGILWLLLALLIGALCGAFNGLLVGYFKMVPMIATLGTMYIFRGFSFLFSGGQWWFPHQFTEGYQAFATKKILGIPSILWILIIVFALAILFLGYTARGRRIYAIGTNRESSQVAGIKEERVVFLAMTLCGMLAGLSGMLYTANYATCSYSIGDSYELTAIAICILGGVSITGGKGKVDGVIIGFLMMAVITYFISLLPGLSVWSDAIQGAIIIAAVALNIFTERSAEKRALKERSALI from the coding sequence ATGGGTTCAACAGGAAAAAATAAATCACCAGTTTCTAAGATAGCGGAGAACAGAAATTTTGGCCTGGTTCTAGGCCTGATCGTCCTTCTGGCTATTGCGGCAGTTATTACTCCATCTATGTATTCGCTGAATTCTATTTTGAACATGCTGCAAAACAATGCAGTATATGGACTGCTTGCGATCGGTGAAATGATGGTAATTATTACTGCAGGTATTGATATTTCAATTGGGGCCACACTGTCGCTGACGGGGGTTGTATGCTGCCGCCTGATGGCCGAAAATCCGGATGTCCCGGGAATCCTATGGCTTTTACTTGCCCTGCTGATTGGCGCGCTGTGCGGTGCCTTTAACGGACTTTTAGTAGGATATTTTAAGATGGTCCCCATGATTGCAACATTGGGCACAATGTATATTTTCCGTGGATTTTCTTTCTTGTTCAGCGGCGGGCAGTGGTGGTTTCCGCATCAGTTTACAGAGGGGTACCAGGCATTTGCCACTAAGAAGATATTGGGGATCCCATCTATACTTTGGATTCTGATTATTGTGTTTGCACTGGCCATCTTATTCCTTGGTTATACAGCCAGGGGAAGAAGAATTTATGCAATCGGGACAAACCGGGAGTCCTCCCAGGTAGCAGGTATCAAGGAAGAGCGTGTGGTATTCCTTGCAATGACGCTCTGCGGAATGCTTGCGGGCCTTTCAGGCATGCTCTATACAGCAAATTATGCAACCTGTAGTTATAGCATTGGTGATTCATATGAGCTGACTGCCATCGCGATCTGTATTCTCGGAGGAGTCAGCATCACTGGAGGAAAAGGGAAGGTTGACGGTGTAATTATTGGTTTCCTTATGATGGCGGTTATTACATATTTTATCAGCCTGCTTCCCGGCCTGAGCGTATGGTCAGATGCAATTCAGGGGGCAATCATTATTGCGGCGGTTGCACTTAACATATTTACGGAACGCTCTGCTGAAAAGAGAGCACTGAAAGAAAGGAGTGCTTTAATCTGA
- a CDS encoding helix-turn-helix domain-containing protein, protein MQTPKRTYPGEYRTAALPSKSLGESFPFVVKECGYCQERKFIQGKQNSYNEYLLLYTIEGTARYSKTQQTQYIQPDSVVTTACNTVLTFTRVTREWRFYYFIISGSHAKLFYNLIRTQNNIILSNPFTNVLDSFMDLYDIACGRAEKKNETWEYLHMSQLIYSIFTSLYDLTYDINRIKELTPAQENEVNTVLKYISQNYKDDLSIDKICNKIGFSKYYFCKLFKQQMGTTIHQYVNEFRVNKAKELLAYSKLSITSIAGQVGFKTTLTFLRAFEKSVHMTPSEYRDYY, encoded by the coding sequence ATGCAGACACCAAAAAGAACTTACCCAGGAGAATACCGGACTGCTGCTTTACCGTCCAAATCCCTGGGTGAATCTTTCCCCTTTGTTGTAAAAGAATGCGGTTACTGCCAGGAACGCAAATTTATCCAGGGAAAGCAAAATAGTTATAATGAATATCTTCTCCTATATACAATTGAGGGGACCGCAAGATATAGCAAAACTCAGCAGACCCAATATATACAGCCAGACTCTGTTGTCACAACAGCCTGCAATACAGTGCTGACATTTACCAGAGTCACCAGGGAATGGCGCTTTTATTATTTTATTATCTCCGGCAGCCATGCAAAATTGTTCTACAATCTAATAAGGACCCAGAACAATATTATCCTCAGCAATCCTTTCACAAATGTGTTAGATTCTTTCATGGATTTATATGATATAGCCTGCGGCAGGGCAGAAAAGAAGAATGAGACCTGGGAATATCTACACATGTCCCAGCTGATTTATTCCATTTTTACTTCGTTATACGACCTTACATATGATATCAATCGGATTAAAGAACTGACGCCTGCACAGGAAAATGAAGTAAATACTGTATTAAAATACATTTCTCAAAATTATAAAGATGACCTCAGTATTGATAAGATTTGTAATAAGATAGGATTTTCAAAATATTATTTCTGTAAACTATTCAAGCAGCAGATGGGGACAACCATCCATCAGTATGTCAATGAATTTCGGGTTAATAAGGCGAAAGAACTGTTAGCCTATTCCAAGCTGTCCATCACATCCATTGCAGGCCAGGTTGGCTTCAAAACTACGTTGACTTTTTTAAGGGCATTTGAAAAGTCTGTCCATATGACTCCCAGTGAATACCGGGATTACTATTAG
- a CDS encoding L-ribulose-5-phosphate 3-epimerase, with product MKKKYTLGVYEKAMPSDLAWEEKLLAAKEAGYDFVEISIDETDAKLSRLNMAGEERLKLQHLMIKTGMPIRTMCLSGHRKYPLGSSNPDTAARGMEIMEKAIRLAEDLGIRIIQLAGYDVYYEDSTYDTKKRFLKNLKKASEMAAAAGVVMGFETMENDFMNTVEKAMKYVALVGSPYLNVYPDIGNITNAAKTYENDVLEDLELGRGKIVAMHMKETLPGKFREIPYGTGHVDFKSAADKAWELGVRKYVTEFWHTGNPEWKKDLHFANKMFTDILEQCQEESEND from the coding sequence ATGAAAAAAAAGTATACGCTCGGGGTCTATGAGAAAGCAATGCCTTCTGACCTGGCATGGGAGGAAAAATTATTGGCCGCAAAAGAGGCTGGCTATGATTTTGTAGAAATCAGTATCGATGAGACCGATGCAAAACTATCCCGGTTAAATATGGCCGGAGAAGAACGTCTTAAATTGCAGCACTTGATGATTAAGACAGGAATGCCCATCCGCACTATGTGCCTAAGCGGCCATCGGAAATATCCTCTTGGCAGCAGTAACCCTGATACTGCCGCACGGGGTATGGAGATTATGGAAAAGGCAATCAGGCTGGCAGAGGATCTGGGGATTCGTATTATCCAGCTGGCTGGATATGATGTATATTATGAGGATTCAACTTATGATACAAAGAAACGATTTCTTAAAAATCTGAAAAAAGCATCTGAGATGGCGGCGGCGGCTGGTGTTGTGATGGGGTTTGAGACTATGGAAAATGATTTTATGAACACAGTGGAAAAGGCAATGAAATATGTGGCCTTAGTGGGTTCGCCGTATTTGAATGTATATCCAGATATTGGAAACATAACCAATGCAGCTAAAACATATGAAAATGATGTGTTGGAAGACTTGGAACTGGGAAGAGGTAAAATTGTGGCCATGCATATGAAAGAGACCCTTCCGGGAAAATTCCGGGAGATTCCCTATGGGACAGGGCATGTGGATTTTAAGTCTGCCGCTGATAAGGCCTGGGAATTAGGGGTCAGAAAGTATGTGACGGAATTTTGGCACACAGGAAATCCAGAATGGAAAAAAGATTTGCATTTTGCAAATAAAATGTTTACAGATATATTAGAACAGTGTCAGGAGGAAAGTGAAAATGATTAG
- the rhaM gene encoding L-rhamnose mutarotase, translated as MIRKGFKMKLYPGMEAEYEKRHNELWPEMQDMIHEHGGRNYSIYLDRETLILFGYIEIEDEELWAKGADTAINRKWWDFMADIMETNPDNSPVSTDLEPVFHLD; from the coding sequence ATGATTAGAAAAGGATTTAAGATGAAATTGTACCCTGGGATGGAGGCAGAATACGAAAAGAGGCACAATGAATTATGGCCAGAGATGCAGGATATGATTCATGAGCATGGCGGAAGGAACTATAGCATATACCTGGACCGTGAGACGCTGATTTTATTTGGCTATATTGAAATTGAAGATGAGGAACTGTGGGCAAAAGGGGCGGATACTGCAATCAACCGTAAGTGGTGGGATTTTATGGCAGATATAATGGAGACAAACCCAGACAATAGTCCGGTATCTACTGACTTGGAACCTGTATTTCATCTGGATTGA
- a CDS encoding FGGY-family carbohydrate kinase, protein MKYLMGIDNGGTFSKAALFDENGKQISVSSVPTVTITPKPGYTERDMGELWQVNAQAVRQAIEESGINPGDIAGVSYSGHGKGLYLVGKDGNPAYNGIISTDARAWAYVKRWKEDGTAKKVYGKTFQEILACQPVSILAWMKDHRPDVLEKTKYIFAVKDYVRYCMTGEAYAEYTDFSGCNLINLSTGDYDKELLAYMGLEEIYDKLPPLKYAADLCGCVTKEASEMTLLPEGTPVAPGMFDVNACGIASGLSDEEKMCMIAGTWSINEFIAREPVLNGTVSLNSMFCIPGYYLIEESSPTSAGNMEWFIRNLMSYEKTAMKGKGGSVYDLTNEWVSSIEPQDNNIIFLPFLNGSNEDALAKGTFIGLTAYHDKKHMLRAVYEGIVFSHMTHVNKLLQNRNVPETIRLSGGAANSDVWVQIFADTLQIPVDVIEDKELGAQGAAIAAGIAVGIYDGYEDGIKRTVHITKTIYPRKEYKEIYQKKYQTYRRVIESLGSVWDCFEN, encoded by the coding sequence ATGAAATATTTGATGGGAATTGATAATGGAGGGACATTTTCTAAAGCAGCCCTTTTCGATGAGAACGGGAAACAGATTTCAGTCTCCAGCGTCCCTACTGTGACAATCACGCCAAAGCCTGGCTATACAGAGCGGGACATGGGAGAGTTGTGGCAGGTCAATGCACAGGCAGTGCGGCAGGCCATTGAAGAAAGTGGGATTAACCCTGGGGATATAGCAGGGGTTTCCTATTCGGGACACGGTAAAGGACTCTATCTTGTGGGGAAGGATGGAAATCCGGCGTACAATGGTATTATATCTACAGATGCCAGGGCGTGGGCCTACGTGAAGAGATGGAAAGAGGATGGGACAGCTAAGAAAGTCTATGGTAAAACTTTTCAGGAAATTCTGGCATGCCAGCCAGTCAGCATACTTGCCTGGATGAAAGACCACCGGCCAGATGTGCTTGAGAAAACTAAGTATATATTTGCAGTGAAGGATTATGTGCGTTATTGTATGACAGGCGAGGCATATGCGGAATATACAGACTTTTCTGGATGCAATCTGATTAATTTGTCTACGGGGGATTATGACAAAGAATTACTGGCATACATGGGACTGGAAGAAATCTATGATAAATTGCCGCCCTTAAAGTATGCGGCAGATTTATGCGGCTGTGTCACTAAGGAGGCCAGTGAGATGACCTTGCTCCCTGAAGGGACACCTGTGGCGCCCGGGATGTTTGACGTGAATGCCTGCGGCATCGCCTCCGGCCTGTCGGATGAGGAAAAGATGTGCATGATAGCGGGCACATGGAGCATTAATGAGTTTATTGCCAGAGAACCTGTATTAAATGGAACAGTTTCCCTTAATTCCATGTTCTGTATTCCCGGTTATTATCTTATCGAAGAGAGCAGTCCTACTTCAGCTGGCAATATGGAGTGGTTCATACGGAACCTGATGAGTTATGAGAAAACAGCAATGAAGGGAAAAGGCGGATCTGTCTATGATTTAACAAATGAATGGGTATCATCAATTGAGCCGCAAGACAATAATATTATCTTCCTTCCATTTTTAAATGGGTCTAATGAGGATGCACTGGCGAAGGGGACTTTTATTGGACTGACGGCCTACCATGATAAAAAGCATATGCTGCGTGCAGTATACGAGGGCATCGTATTCTCACATATGACGCATGTCAATAAATTGCTGCAGAATAGAAATGTGCCTGAGACCATCCGGCTATCCGGCGGGGCCGCGAATTCAGATGTATGGGTGCAGATTTTTGCAGATACATTACAGATTCCCGTAGATGTAATTGAGGATAAAGAGCTGGGGGCCCAGGGAGCTGCAATAGCGGCAGGGATTGCAGTAGGGATCTATGATGGCTATGAGGATGGAATTAAGAGAACTGTTCATATTACTAAGACTATATACCCACGGAAGGAATATAAGGAGATCTACCAAAAGAAATACCAAACGTACCGGCGTGTGATAGAAAGCCTGGGCAGTGTTTGGGACTGTTTTGAGAATTAG
- a CDS encoding substrate-binding domain-containing protein, with product MKNWKRLAALGMSVMMLASLVGCSTTTSTDAGTDGSDAAATTDGGGDSGDMEGTHVFMFKSTGNSFGDLMYEGFAEYLEGKGEKTAYKSPAETTVAAQVQMLDELITQKVASITISTNGDAGYDEVFKKAKEAGIPIVSVDSEANPEYRICHVNQAETQDIGSYLVQAAVLITLGVDYPGDGKMEETVKTELGKYSGDEIKLGVLSASIDTPVQNSWIAAMETELAKDFYAGKVSAELDKKYGNDDLTESTTQAQAFIAENSVDCIISPTTVGIAAAGQALKSANSEIKLTGLGLPSEMQSFMPTSADDDAFESVCPYMMLWDVIHLGAVSGAATYAAVNDGFDGSVGTSFEMDAFRDYEATSFDAYESGDGTAVLAGTPFIFEKNNMAEWIDVL from the coding sequence ATGAAAAATTGGAAAAGACTGGCTGCGCTGGGGATGAGTGTGATGATGCTGGCATCATTAGTTGGGTGCAGCACAACAACAAGTACGGATGCTGGAACAGATGGCAGTGATGCGGCTGCCACAACAGATGGGGGCGGAGACTCTGGGGATATGGAAGGGACACATGTCTTTATGTTCAAATCCACAGGCAATTCTTTTGGCGACCTGATGTATGAGGGGTTTGCGGAATATTTGGAGGGCAAGGGAGAGAAAACTGCTTATAAGAGTCCCGCAGAGACAACTGTTGCAGCCCAGGTTCAGATGCTGGATGAGCTGATTACACAGAAAGTAGCGTCTATCACAATTTCTACAAATGGTGATGCAGGTTATGATGAAGTGTTTAAAAAAGCAAAAGAAGCTGGAATCCCTATTGTATCAGTTGACTCAGAGGCAAATCCGGAGTATCGCATTTGCCATGTAAATCAGGCTGAAACACAGGATATTGGTTCTTACCTTGTACAGGCGGCAGTACTGATTACACTTGGCGTTGATTATCCAGGGGACGGCAAGATGGAAGAAACTGTAAAGACAGAGCTTGGAAAATATTCAGGAGATGAGATCAAATTGGGCGTCCTGTCTGCATCTATTGATACGCCAGTACAGAATTCCTGGATCGCAGCTATGGAAACAGAGCTGGCAAAAGACTTTTATGCAGGAAAAGTAAGTGCAGAGCTGGATAAAAAATATGGCAATGACGACCTCACAGAGTCTACAACACAGGCACAGGCGTTTATCGCAGAGAATTCTGTGGACTGTATTATCTCTCCTACAACTGTAGGTATTGCAGCGGCAGGGCAGGCCCTGAAATCTGCAAACAGTGAAATCAAACTGACAGGTCTTGGACTTCCTTCAGAAATGCAGTCCTTTATGCCTACATCAGCAGATGATGATGCATTTGAGTCTGTTTGCCCATATATGATGCTGTGGGATGTTATTCACCTTGGCGCAGTTTCTGGGGCAGCTACATATGCAGCAGTTAATGATGGATTCGACGGAAGTGTGGGAACTTCTTTTGAAATGGATGCATTTCGTGACTATGAGGCCACTTCTTTTGATGCATATGAAAGCGGAGATGGGACAGCAGTCCTCGCTGGAACGCCATTTATTTTCGAAAAGAATAACATGGCTGAGTGGATTGATGTTCTGTAA
- a CDS encoding GTP pyrophosphokinase produces MHDAIENYEDVDSWKTVIFLYNAALKEVGTKLEILNDEFQHVHKYNPIEHIKTRIKTPESIVKKLKRYGHETSIKNMVKYINDIAGVRLICSFTSDIYRLAEMIGNQSDLKVISIKDYIRNPKDSGYKSYHMLVSVPIFLSDSVVNTKVEIQIRTIAMDFWASLEHKIYYKFEGNAPDYISRELRECAQMVAELDDKMLSLNDAIQACLENAASSGTDSDKLEEIVENVIGSKKAQRGMHFLGQK; encoded by the coding sequence ATGCATGATGCTATCGAGAATTACGAGGATGTGGATAGCTGGAAGACAGTTATTTTCTTATATAATGCAGCTTTAAAAGAGGTTGGGACAAAGCTTGAAATTTTGAATGATGAGTTCCAGCATGTACATAAGTATAATCCAATCGAACATATCAAGACACGTATCAAGACACCGGAGAGTATAGTAAAGAAACTCAAAAGATATGGGCATGAGACATCCATTAAGAACATGGTAAAGTATATCAATGATATCGCCGGGGTCAGGCTTATTTGTTCGTTTACTTCAGACATTTACCGTCTGGCTGAGATGATCGGCAACCAGAGTGACTTGAAGGTGATCTCGATTAAAGACTACATCCGCAATCCTAAAGACAGCGGTTATAAAAGTTACCACATGCTGGTATCTGTTCCCATTTTTCTGTCTGACAGCGTAGTGAACACTAAAGTAGAGATACAGATCCGGACCATAGCCATGGATTTCTGGGCAAGCCTTGAGCATAAGATTTATTATAAGTTCGAGGGGAATGCACCGGATTATATCAGCAGGGAGTTACGGGAATGCGCACAGATGGTCGCAGAGTTAGATGATAAGATGCTGTCCCTGAATGATGCTATCCAGGCATGTCTGGAAAATGCCGCCTCATCAGGAACTGACAGTGATAAACTAGAAGAAATTGTAGAAAATGTGATAGGCAGCAAGAAGGCGCAGCGGGGGATGCATTTTTTAGGTCAAAAATAA
- a CDS encoding sugar ABC transporter ATP-binding protein: MSEYILELKDVVKTFGGVTALDGVHFQLKRGEIHALMGENGAGKSTFIKVITGVHQPDSGMMLLESEKVTLRSTEDSAKLGIAAIYQHVTAFPDLSVTENIFMGQEIKNKLGIYNWKLMTKRAKELIEPLSKNIDVTKPMSTLSVAQQQLVEIAKALSRDARILIMDEPTASLSRRECEELYQITERLRDEGVSIIFITHKFEDMYRLATRVTVFRDSKYIGAWDVDKISNQKLIAAMVGRELTQMYPQKTAEIGDVVMKVNHISKEGYFKEVSFDVRRGEILALTGLVGAGRTEVCQNIFGIMTPDSGSIELEGKTVKIHSPIDALKLGIGLLPEDRQTQGLINELPIYQNVSSADMGKFVKGGRLDVGAEEKKAIELCQKIQLKAKDISAPPSSLSGGNQQKVVFAKLLNCDLKVLILDEPTKGIDVGAKYSIYEIMNELTANGYAIIMVSSEMPEVLGMADRIVVMRNGRVAGQFDVEGTTQEMILEASLKQDDGRES; this comes from the coding sequence ATGAGTGAATATATCTTGGAGCTGAAAGATGTGGTGAAAACCTTCGGCGGCGTGACTGCCCTGGATGGTGTACATTTTCAGTTGAAAAGAGGTGAGATTCACGCCCTGATGGGCGAGAATGGGGCCGGTAAGTCAACTTTCATAAAAGTAATCACAGGCGTGCACCAGCCGGACAGCGGCATGATGCTGCTGGAAAGTGAGAAGGTGACACTGCGTTCAACGGAAGATTCTGCAAAGTTGGGAATCGCAGCAATTTATCAGCATGTTACGGCATTTCCTGATTTATCTGTGACAGAGAATATTTTTATGGGACAGGAAATAAAAAATAAGCTGGGGATTTATAACTGGAAATTGATGACAAAGCGTGCAAAGGAACTGATTGAACCTCTTAGTAAAAATATTGATGTCACCAAACCAATGAGCACACTTTCTGTTGCACAGCAGCAGTTGGTGGAGATTGCCAAGGCCTTATCCAGAGATGCCAGGATTTTGATTATGGATGAACCCACAGCATCCCTCTCACGAAGGGAATGCGAGGAGCTGTATCAGATTACAGAACGCCTTCGGGATGAAGGGGTTTCTATTATCTTCATCACACATAAATTTGAAGATATGTACCGCCTGGCTACCCGGGTCACAGTGTTCCGGGATTCTAAATACATAGGTGCGTGGGACGTGGATAAGATTTCTAACCAGAAGCTGATTGCGGCCATGGTAGGACGTGAGCTCACCCAGATGTATCCGCAGAAAACTGCGGAAATTGGCGATGTTGTTATGAAAGTCAATCATATTTCCAAGGAAGGTTATTTTAAAGAAGTTTCCTTTGACGTCAGAAGGGGTGAAATTCTGGCCCTGACAGGACTAGTTGGGGCAGGGCGTACGGAAGTCTGCCAGAATATATTTGGTATTATGACTCCGGACAGCGGCTCCATAGAGTTAGAGGGAAAGACAGTAAAGATTCACAGTCCTATTGATGCCCTGAAGCTGGGCATCGGCCTGCTTCCAGAGGACAGGCAGACCCAGGGACTGATTAATGAGCTTCCCATTTATCAGAATGTGTCATCGGCAGATATGGGGAAATTTGTGAAAGGGGGAAGGCTGGATGTAGGCGCTGAGGAGAAAAAGGCCATTGAGCTATGCCAGAAAATCCAGCTGAAGGCAAAGGATATCAGCGCCCCTCCATCTTCTCTTTCAGGCGGGAACCAGCAGAAGGTAGTATTTGCGAAACTTTTGAACTGTGACTTGAAAGTTCTGATTTTAGACGAGCCTACAAAAGGTATTGATGTAGGCGCCAAATACTCGATATATGAAATTATGAATGAGCTGACGGCTAACGGTTATGCAATCATCATGGTATCCTCTGAGATGCCGGAAGTCCTCGGCATGGCAGACCGAATCGTTGTCATGAGAAATGGGCGTGTGGCCGGGCAATTTGATGTGGAAGGGACGACACAGGAAATGATTCTGGAAGCATCTCTAAAGCAGGATGATGGGAGGGAGAGTTGA